The Chryseobacterium sp. LJ668 genome segment ATTCCAAACTTTGCGATTTTGGTTTCTCCGGTGATCGATTTGGGAGAATTTGCACACGTGGGAAGTCGTAATAGTTTGTTGGGAGAAAACGCTTCTCTTGAGAAAATTAAAGAATATTCTATGCAAAACCGTGTGACAGAAAAAACGCCGCCTACCATCTTATTTCACGCGCAAAATGACCGTACAGTGCCCGTTACAAACAGTATTCTTTATTATCAGGCAATGACAAAAAATAAGGTGAAAGGTGCAATGTTTATCTTCCCGGAAGGTGAACACAAAATCGGGATCAATAATAAATCCGACCTTACAGATAACTGGAAAACATTATGCTCAGATTGGCTGAAAACTTTAGATAATAAATAATTTGGAGTAATTGATTTTTTATCTTGAAAAAAATAAAAAAACCTGATGCTTTCGGATCAGGTTTCTTTATTTTACTCAGAAATTTTATTTTTCTTCAGCCATTTTACATACTCCTTTTCAATCAGTTTTGTTCCGGATTCATTATACCAGCTGTATCCCATTCTCCGTTCTTCAGAAACGTCTTCATAATTGAATTTAACGCTTCCGTCACGGTCTCCAAAAACCGGTTTATTCGTCGGGATATCGTAGAATCTTGCCCAAACTGCCGAGCCTTCTTTTTTACTTAAAGTACGAACTGCTTTATCACTTTCTTTGGAAACATTATACGTGTAGCCTTCAATTTTACTCTCTTTAAACCATTGTATTGCCGACCTTATTGATCTTTCAATTTCCGGAGTTACAGGCTGCATCATTAGAAATTTAACAATATTTACTGATTCTCCCGTAGCTAATGACATCGGTTCAAAAGCCCTGGCTTTTTCAGGTTTTAAAGTAACTTCATTGTACTGATCTGCCCATATAGATAACTTTCCGTTTTGCTGAATCTGAGTTTTAAGGATGCATTCAATTCCTTTCTGTAAAGCAACTTTAGACTTTTCCTTCCATGGAGAGTTCACAGCATCAAAACCTTCTTTACCTTCTGAGATATTATAAAGAATAGTTAGTACATTGATCATCGCATTGTCATTGTAGGTTACCTGCTTTCTGTAAATTGCCGAATTTGGAAAGTATTGGGGGAAACCTCCGTTCGGATACTGCATGGAAAGTAAATATTCGATTCCTTTTTCCGCAGATTTCAGATAATCAGGATTTTTTGTGGCCTGATAGGCTTTTATTAACGAATTAATTTCTTTTGAAGTTGCATTGTTATCAATTGTGGCCAAATCGTTGTCGGCTGCTTTAATTATTTTCAAAAGTTTCGGATCAAGTTTTAAAGAATAATCAACGTTTTTTTTGTCGCTGGTATGCTTTCCCCATCCGCCATTCGGAAGTTGATACACCATCATTTTTTCAGCTAACGTATCTTTGACCTGTGCTGAAACCGCTGTAGTTACCAAGCAGAATGAAGCTATTGTAAGTTTTAAATTCATCATTTTTAAGTTATTTAAGAGTCATCATAATAGGTTGGCAACAGATTGAGCTGTCTTTACAATCTACTTTCCAAATTGCAATCGAATAATAAATGTAATCGATTGCGCAAATTATTCCCAAATATATAATTATTGTCTTAGAATTATATTATCGTCAGTAAAAATAACAAAAATTTGATTATTAGTTCGTAAAAATCGTAAATTTTGCTAAGTGATTTTTAAGTTTGATGATATTTTCGCTAATAAGTTAAGTGGCTTTCAGGAATTTTTTATTTTGGAATTTAGTTATTATAGGTGGATCACTGTTGTTATTTTTTATCATCGGATACGGTTGGTGATGTAATTATATTTTTCATGAATATCAAATTTTTTTTTCTAAATTTAATCGAACTAATAATCAAAAATTTAACCTATGAAAACTTTAATTTTTTCTATTATTTTCCTGGTACCTCTAATGTCCATAGCTCAAACATCAATTACAGATGATTATGACACATATGCTTACTACAAGGAAGATGCAAGTAACAAAAACGACACTTATATTTGGTTATATGATGGAGAATCTTTTAAGATGAATTTTCCTAAAACTGCTACAGGGCTTGAAGCTCTAAAAGATAAGGTCGATTTTATTGTCGGTTTATCTGATGTTTCCACACCTTATGCAAATAACAGTATGGTGCCGGCTGAATATTCAAATCTGAAAAATACTAGACAAATTCATGATCTGATTATGCAGAATAAAATGAATATATTTTTGACTTATCATATTGTCACTAAACGTCTTGAACTTGTAGCAACAAAAGATGGTTATTATTTTTATGTAACAAATAATTACTAAACAGGCTTTGATCTTGTTGCAAGAAAAGCTTATTTTTTCTTTTATCAGTATTACTTCCATCTTTAATTTGATACGTCAGGCTTTGCCGCAAAATAATTAAGTTTACATAACGGATATTGATTTTGAGAAAGAAGAACATAAAACCTTGATTTTAAGACATAAAAAAAGCCTAAGCAAATCTTTCAGATTACTTAGGCTTTAAACGTGGTCCCACCTGGGCTCGAACCAGGGACCACCTGATTATGAGTCAGGTGCTCTAACCAACTGAGCTATAGGACCTCAAAATTTGGTTAAATTTTGTGTTTGCAAAAATAGTAAAATTTCTCTCACTACAAAATTTTTTATGGTTTTTCTTGGCAAAGTTCTATCAATACACCATTGGTACTTTTTGGATGTAAAAAGACAACTAATTTGTTATCAGCACCTTCTTTAGGCTCCTCGGAGATAAATTGAAAACCTTCTTTTTTTAATCTTTCAATTTCATTCCTGATATTTTCAACACCAAATGCCAAATGATGAATTCCTTCACCTTTTTTTTCTATGAATTTAGAAATCGGACTTTCAGGACTGGTAGCCTCTAACAATTCTATTTTACTTTCACCAGTACTGTAAAATGAAGTAGTAACACCTTCCCTTTCTACCGTTTCGTTTTTATATGATTTTTTTCCTAAAAGCTTGGCAAAAAGCTCATCAGACAACCCTAACGTTTTCACGGCAATCCCGATATGTTCTAGTTTCATAATTTTATCTTAATTAACTTTGATTTTTATTGTGCGGTTTAATTTTGCAGCCGGCATCAGCAATTCAAACAAAAATAGTAAATTTGCAGAACTTATGGAAAGTAACAGACAAAGAAAAGTAGCACAAATTATACAGGAAGATTTCGCAGAACTTTTCCGCAAACAATCTGCTGAAAGCAAACAGAGTTTTTTAGTTTCGGTTTCTGATGTAAAAATATCACCCGATTTGGGGGTTGCAAAAATTTATTTAAGCATTTTTCCTCAGGAATTCAGAGCATCTATCATGAAAGAAATCGAGCTCAACAAAGCTCAGTATAGAAATTTTCTGGGTCAGAAAATGGCAAAGCAGGTCCGTGTGATTCCTCAGCTGAATTTTTACCTCGATACAGCTCTTGATGATGTAGAAAAAATTGATAAAGCACTTAGAGGCGAAGGCGACAATCCTGTACTGTAAACCATTTTGAAAAATATTGCATTTTACATAGCTTCACGTTACCTTTTATCAAGAAAAGGAAGCACAGCTGTCACGTTTATTACGTGGTTAGCGGTTGGTGCAATGACGGTAGCTGTAGCGGCAATGTTTGTCATCATCTCTGTATTCTCAGGCCTGGAGGTTTTTAATCAAAATCTAATTTCAAATCTTCATGCCGATTTGACGATCAAAAGCACCTCGGGGAAAACCATTCAAGATTTTGATAAGATCAAAGGTCTGTTAAAAAACAGCAAAGACATTGAATACTTCTCCCGAGTAATTGAGGAAAAAGTATATCTTAATTACAACGGAAAAGGTGATATCGGTTATTTACGGGGCGTTGATTCTTCATACATCAAGGTGAATCCGATTGATCATACGATTTTTTATGGTAAATATCCGAGCTTTCAGTATTCTAACGAGGTCATCATGGAGCATTCTCTTGAGACCCGACTTTCAATTCCTGTAGATACTCTAAATAATTTCGCTACTGTTTTTATGCCTAAATCCGGTACAGGAATTATTAACAAAGAAGAAGATATTTACAATAAAAAAAACATCCTCGTTACCGGAATTTTTCCCGGAAATGACCAGTTAAACAATTATATAATTGCTCCGATCGAACTTTCAGAAGAGCTTTTAAATCTTCCAAAAAATTCTGCGTATCAAATTGTCCTTAAACTAAAAAATCCTGATAAAGCAGAATCAGTAAAGAAAAATCTGCTGTCCTTTCTTGGAAAAGGTATTGAAATAAAAACCAAACAGGAGGAGAATGCAGCGTTCTGGAAGATGATCAATACAGAAAAGCTTTTTATTTATTTAATATTCGCGCTTGTCATTTTTATTACAACATTCAATTTAGCCGGAGCTATTATTATTTTACAGCTCGACAAAAAAGAACAGGCAAAATCTTTGATTTCTCTAGGATTTCCATTAAGCCATTTAAGAAAAACCTATTTTTATACAGGACTCTTAATTGTCGTTCTAGGTGTGGTATCAGGCTTGATTTTAGGAACTGCATTGTGCTTATTCCAACTAAAAACCGAGTTGTTCAAAGCAGTGGAAACCTTACCTTTTCCAGTAAAAATAGTTCCCGAAAATTACCTGATCGTTGCAGCAACAGCATTGGTATTCGGCATCTCAATTTCATGGTTTTTTTCTAAAATCAGTAAAGACTATATTACTAAAAGTTAATATTTTCACATTAATTTTTTTCGTAAATTTGCCTTCCAATTTAAAAAAAATGAAGCGTATTCTATTTTCTTTTGTATTAAGTATTGTTTTCATCAATGCTTTTGCGCAAATTCCTGCCGGATATTACAACAATGCCACAGGAACCGGTGCTACACTAAAAAGTCAGCTTAAAACAATT includes the following:
- the pelA gene encoding pectate lyase, producing MMNLKLTIASFCLVTTAVSAQVKDTLAEKMMVYQLPNGGWGKHTSDKKNVDYSLKLDPKLLKIIKAADNDLATIDNNATSKEINSLIKAYQATKNPDYLKSAEKGIEYLLSMQYPNGGFPQYFPNSAIYRKQVTYNDNAMINVLTILYNISEGKEGFDAVNSPWKEKSKVALQKGIECILKTQIQQNGKLSIWADQYNEVTLKPEKARAFEPMSLATGESVNIVKFLMMQPVTPEIERSIRSAIQWFKESKIEGYTYNVSKESDKAVRTLSKKEGSAVWARFYDIPTNKPVFGDRDGSVKFNYEDVSEERRMGYSWYNESGTKLIEKEYVKWLKKNKISE
- the mce gene encoding methylmalonyl-CoA epimerase yields the protein MKLEHIGIAVKTLGLSDELFAKLLGKKSYKNETVEREGVTTSFYSTGESKIELLEATSPESPISKFIEKKGEGIHHLAFGVENIRNEIERLKKEGFQFISEEPKEGADNKLVVFLHPKSTNGVLIELCQEKP
- the rbfA gene encoding 30S ribosome-binding factor RbfA, coding for MESNRQRKVAQIIQEDFAELFRKQSAESKQSFLVSVSDVKISPDLGVAKIYLSIFPQEFRASIMKEIELNKAQYRNFLGQKMAKQVRVIPQLNFYLDTALDDVEKIDKALRGEGDNPVL
- a CDS encoding ABC transporter permease, whose protein sequence is MKNIAFYIASRYLLSRKGSTAVTFITWLAVGAMTVAVAAMFVIISVFSGLEVFNQNLISNLHADLTIKSTSGKTIQDFDKIKGLLKNSKDIEYFSRVIEEKVYLNYNGKGDIGYLRGVDSSYIKVNPIDHTIFYGKYPSFQYSNEVIMEHSLETRLSIPVDTLNNFATVFMPKSGTGIINKEEDIYNKKNILVTGIFPGNDQLNNYIIAPIELSEELLNLPKNSAYQIVLKLKNPDKAESVKKNLLSFLGKGIEIKTKQEENAAFWKMINTEKLFIYLIFALVIFITTFNLAGAIIILQLDKKEQAKSLISLGFPLSHLRKTYFYTGLLIVVLGVVSGLILGTALCLFQLKTELFKAVETLPFPVKIVPENYLIVAATALVFGISISWFFSKISKDYITKS